Proteins encoded together in one Cydia splendana unplaced genomic scaffold, ilCydSple1.2 scaffold_155_ctg1, whole genome shotgun sequence window:
- the LOC134805543 gene encoding zinc finger protein 583-like, with product MQAYKRPATAPSLAGPSSAADDTEPQPRREPDTDLQHSDPIETYMCDTCAQLFRKKHSLIRHIKAHLRANPKMLRIHSAKKVFFCEICHKQFFQSGHFNRHIRTHTATKPHACNICKKEFMRMDCLELHKRIHTGHKPYSCKFCEKKFTQSHNLTRHIRIHTGEKPYVCDICSKRCSQSGDLKIHKQIHEIDEKYSCDLCNKRFKWKSTLNKHRRDHVRKNARDKSKNT from the exons ATGCAAGCAT ACAAACGGCCCGCAACAGCACCCTCCTTGGCCGGGCCCTCGAGCGCCGCCGACGACACCGAGCCGCAGCCGCGGCGGGAACCCGACACCGACCTGCAACACTCCGACCCAATAGAGACGTACATGTGCGACACCTGTGCACAATTATTTAGGAAAAAACATTCTTTAATTCGCCATATCAAAGCACATCTGCGAGCAAATCCAAAGATGTTACGAATACACTCCGCCAAAAAGGTATTCTTTTGTGAAATATGTCACAAACAGTTCTTTCAATCGGGCCACTTCAACCGCCACATACGAACACACACGGCCACCAAACCGCACGCTTGTAACATCTGTAAAAAAGAGTTTATGAGAATGGACTGTTTAGAATTACACAAACGCATCCACACTGGACATAAACCATACTCGTGCAAGTTCTGTGAGAAGAAGTTCACGCAGTCACATAACTTAACGAGACATATCAGAATACACACTGGCGAGAAGCCGTACGTCTGCGATATATGCTCGAAGAGGTGTTCGCAATCAGGCGACTTGAAGATTCATAAACAGATTCACGAGATTGATGAGAAGTATTCGTGCGATTTGTGTAACAAAAGGTTTAAGTGGAAATCAACTTTGAACAAACATAGACGGGACCACGTCAGGAAGAACGCTCGGGACAAATCGAAAAATACTTAA